One Setaria viridis chromosome 5, Setaria_viridis_v4.0, whole genome shotgun sequence genomic region harbors:
- the LOC117857913 gene encoding protein NRT1/ PTR FAMILY 2.7: protein MRTAASTVSSDHQTPVRKKGGGWITLPFLAGSVIGLGMAMSATSSNLIVYLIRKYNVKSIDAAQISNIVRGCMQLAPVIGAAVSDAYFGCYPVVAAGVAISLLSFVVFTLTAAFPSLRPPACAPGAAASSSPPSCQPPSAIQAAVLYAAVCLLAVGNGGTRYNAAALGADQFIGGEEEQRRGRDASFFSWYFVCLYASYVAGDTALVYVQDSVSWALGFGVCVVTTGLGLIALLAGSRYYRRPVQKGSPFTALARVVVAAARKATLSSTSLARMQYHHGSSRHSDATTQTQYHAPSQRFRFLNRAAMVAEGEVSVGKPWRLCTVREVEDLKSLLRVLPLWSSGILVSTTVNAQVSLTVLQALTMDRALGPRFAVPAASMTVTVLIAFVLSAALYDRLVAPLWERLAGGRKPTPLQRVGLGHALNVASMAVAALVERRRIRVAHAHGSAATVPMSALWLVAQLALTGAEEALHLPGNTALFYQEFPATLRSTATAMPPLFIAVGSYLSTAFVDAVRRATGWLPDDLNRSRLDMVYWTLALVAAVNLGYFLVCAITYQYKNVVDGDGKDNQIMDEK, encoded by the exons ATGAGAACAGCTGCATCTACTGTATCATCTGACCATCAGACACCTGtcaggaagaaaggaggaggctGGATCACTCTGCCGTTTCTTGCAG GGAGCGTGATAGGTCTGGGGATGGCCATGAGCGCCACGAGCAGCAACCTCATCGTCTACCTCATCAGGAAGTACAACGTCAAGAGCATCGACGCCGCCCAGATCTCCAACATCGTCCGCGGCTGCATGCAGCTCGCGCCCGTCatcggcgccgccgtctccgacGCCTACTTCGGCTGCTACCCCGTCGTCGCAGCCGGCGTCGCCATCTCTCTGCTT TCATTTGTGGTTTTCACGCTGACGGCCGCGTTCCCGTCGCTGCGTCCGCCGGCGTgcgcgccgggcgccgccgcgtcgtcgtcgccaccaTCATGCCAACCGCCGAGCGCCATCCAAGCAGCGGTCCTCTACGCGGCGGTGTGCCTCCTGGCCGTCGGCAACGGCGGGACGCGGTAcaacgcggcggcgctgggcgcggACCAGTTcatcggcggcgaggaggagcagcggcgcggccgggaCGCCTCCTTCTTCAGCTGGTACTTCGTCTGCCTCTACGCCTCCTACGTGGCCGGCGACACCGCGCTCGTGTACGTGCAGGACAGCGTCAGCTGGGCCCTGGGCTTCGGCGTCTGTGTTGTCACGACTGGACTGGGCCTCATCGCGTTGCTTGCCGGGTCGAGATATTACAGACGGCCCGTTCAGAAAGGGAGCCCGTTTACGGCCCTGGcgagggtggtggtggccgctGCGAGGAAGGCAACGCTGAGCTCGACCTCACTTGCGAGAATGCAGTATCACCATGGATCAAGTCGTCACTCTGACGCGACCACTCAAACACAATATCATGCTCCAAGCCAGAGATTCAG GTTCTTGAACCGAGCTGCGATGGTTGCGGAAGGTGAGGTGTCCGTAGGCAAGCCATGGCGCCTGTGCACGGTGCGAGAGGTGGAGGACTTGAAATCGCTCCTCCGCGTGCTGCCGCTGTGGTCGTCGGGGATCCTGGTGAGCACGACGGTGAACGCGCAGGTGAGCCTCACCGTCCTCCAGGCCCTCACCATGGACCGCGCCCTCGGGCCCCGCTTCGCCGTCCCGGCCGCCTCCATGACCGTCACCGTGCTGATCGCCTTCGTCCTCTCCGCCGCGCTCTAcgaccgcctcgtcgccccgcTCTGGGAgaggctcgccggcggccgcaagCCGACCCCGCTCCAACGCGTCGGCCTCGGGCACGCTCTGAACGTCGCCAGCATGGCCGTCGCCGCGCTCGTGGAGCGGAGACGGATCCGCGTGGCGCACGCCCATGGCTCAGCAGCCACCGTGCCGATGTCGGCGCTGTGGCTGGTGGCGCAGCTGGCGCTgaccggcgcggaggaggcgctgCACCTGCCGGGGAACACGGCGCTGTTCTACCAGGAGTTCCCGGCGACGCTGCGGAGCACGGCGACCGCGATGCCGCCTCTGTTCATCGCCGTCGGGTCGTACCTGAGCACGGCGTTCGTGGATGCCGTGCGGCGCGCCACGGGGTGGCTGCCCGACGACCTGAACCGGTCGCGCCTGGACATGGTGTACTGGACGCTGGCCTTGGTCGCCGCCGTGAACTTGGGCTACTTCCTTGTGTGCGCGATCACGTACCAGTACAAGAatgtcgtcgacggcgacggaaAGGACAATCAGATAATGGACGAGAAGTAA